From one Sparus aurata chromosome 16, fSpaAur1.1, whole genome shotgun sequence genomic stretch:
- the bcl11ba gene encoding BAF chromatin remodeling complex subunit BCL11B a: MSRRKQGNPQHLSQREITPEIDHPDGRLLSDTLPHPLSLPSHPLGLPPHPLDPSLAHTLPPGLHVDHDLLTCGQCQMTLPLGDILLFIEHKKKQCQLPLLANGCFDKMADRGGGGGSPTLQSLHHHTQRGELRKVVEPVEIGIQVTPEEEDVGGRERGERIPTKGICPKQENTAAGGRDEPSSYICTTCKQPFPSAWFLLQHAQNTHGIRIYLESNPSSTALTPRITMPPPMGNDSIPQSPLTNFLGDNNPFHLLRMTGPLLREPPPGFMENRLPNTPPFVSPPPRHHLDPHRLERLSVEEMGLISQHPSAFERVMRLTPMAMESQSMDFSRRLRELAGNNNSTTPPLSPSRANPMHRLLNTNPFQPGPKSPFLSTPPLPPMPPNSTTPPQTQNKVKSCEFCGKTFKFQSNLVVHRRSHTGEKPYKCQLCDHACSQASKLKRHMKTHMHKAGSLTGRSDDGLSTTSSPEPGTSDVTGEGMKNRDGDFHGEGNEEEEEEEEEEELENESRPESNFSMESEFYRNRENGSKLPSEEKSSFALEKMVEGGALNSIQQYNNLIVDNRKRMPFSKRCLDGQRDARDEDSVVGGMEHHQQEERTTINGRNCGSGDSFSGLFPRKPTPITSPSLSNSSNKRIKIEKDLDIPPTPHIPSENVYSQWLVGYAASRHFIKDPFLGFTDSRQSPFATSSEHSSENGSLRFSTPPGDLLDGGLSGRSGTASGGSTPHCGGPGRPSSKDSRRCDTCEYCGKVFKNCSNLTVHRRSHTGERPYKCELCNYACAQSSKLTRHMKTHGQHGKEVYRCDICQMPFSVYSTLEKHMKKWHGEHLMTNEVKIEQAERT; the protein is encoded by the exons cGGAGATCGACCATCCAGATGGCCGCCTGCTCTCCGACACCCTACCCCACCCGCTCAGCCTGCCCTCCCACCCGCTCGGTCTACCACCTCACCCGTTGGACCCGAGTTTGGCCCACACCCTGCCACCCGGCCTCCATGTTGATCACGACCTGCTGACCTGCGGCCAGTGTCAGATGACCCTCCCGTTGGGtgacatcctcctcttcattgAGCACAAAAAGAAGCAGTGCCAATTGCCGCTGCTGGCCAATGGCTGCTTTGACAAGATGGCCGACAGgggaggaggcggagggagCCCGACTCTGCAGAGCCTACACCACCACACGCAGCGTGGGGAGCTGAGGAAGGTGGTGGAGCCGGTGGAGATTGGCATCCAGGTGACaccggaggaggaggacgtgggAGGAcgtgagaggggagagaggatcCCCACCAAAGGAATTTGCCCCAAGCAGGAAAACACAGCGGCAG GTGGCAGGGATGAGCCTTCCAGTTATATATGCACCACATGCAAGCAGCCCTTCCCCAGTGCCTggttcctgctgcagcatgcCCAGAATACCCATGGCATTCGCATATACCTGGAGTCCAACCCCTCCAGCACAGCCCTCACTCCACGCATCACTATGCCTCCACCCATGGGCAATGACTCCATCCCACAGTCCCCCCTCACCAACTTTCTCGGCGACAACAACCCCTTCCACCTCCTGAGGATGACGGGCCCCCTTCTTCGGGAGCCTCCTCCAGGCTTCATGGAGAACCGCCTCCCCAACACGCCTCCATTTGTCAGCCCGCCTCCCCGCCACCACCTGGACCCTCATCGGCTGGAACGCCTTAGCGTAGAGGAAATGGGCCTCATCTCCCAGCACCCCAGTGCCTTTGAGAGGGTGATGCGGCTAACGCCCATGGCCATGGAGTCCCAGTCCATGGACTTCTCCAGGCGGTTACGTGAGTTGGCAGGGAACAATAACAGCACCACACCACCATTGTCACCCAGCAGGGCCAACCCTATGCATCGACTACTGAACACCAACCCCTTTCAACCTGGGCCAAAATCACCTTTTCTGAGCACCCCCCCCTTACCGCCAATGCCCCCAAATAGCACCACCCCTCCCCAGACACAGAACAAGGTCAAGTCCTGTGAGTTCTGTGGTAAGACCTTCAAGTTCCAGAGCAACTTGGTGGTGCATCGGCGCAGCCATACTGGAGAAAAACCATATAAGTGCCAACTGTGTGACCATGCCTGCTCTCAGGCAAGTAAGCTGAAGCGCCACATGAAGACCCACATGCACAAGGCTGGATCCCTGACGGGGCGCTCAGATGATGGACTGTCCACTACAAGCTCCCCAGAGCCAGgcaccagtgatgtcacaggtgAGGGCATGAAGAATCGGGATGGGGACTTCCATGGGGAAGGcaatgaggaggaagaagaggaggaggaagaagaagaacttgAGAATGAGAGTCGACCAGAATCCAACTTCAGCATGGAATCTGAGTTCTACCGCAATAGGGAGAATGGCTCCAAACTGCCCTCAGAGGAGAAGTCATCATTTGCCCTGGAGAAGATGGTAGAAGGCGGGGCGCTCAACTCTATACAGCAGTACAATAATTTGATAGTTGACAATCGTAAAAGGATGCCATTTTCCAAGAGATGCTTGGATGGCCAGCGGGACGCAAGGGATGAGGACTCAGTGGTTGGGGGGATGGAGCACCACCAGCAGGAAGAGAGGACAACCATTAACGGGCGAAACTGTGGCTCTGGTGACTCTTTCTCGGGCCTGTTTCCCCGTAAGCCCACTCCCATCACCAGTCCCAGTTTGTCTAACTCCTCAAACAAGAGGATCAAGATTGAGAAGGACTTGGACATTCCCCCGACACCCCATATCCCCTCTGAGAACGTATACTCCCAGTGGTTGGTGGGCTACGCTGCCTCACGCCACTTCATCAAAGACCCTTTCCTCGGCTTCACTGACTCCAGACAATCGCCCTTTGCCACCTCCTCTGAGCACTCGTCTGAGAATGGCAGCCTGCGGTTCTCAACGCCTCCGGGTGACCTGCTGGATGGTGGCCTTTCCGGCCGCAGTGGCACCGCCAGTGGAGGCAGCACACCTCATTGTGGAGGCCCTGGCCGACCCAGCTCCAAGGACAGCAGGAGGTGTGACACCTGCGAATACTGCGGCAAGGTGTTTAAGAACTGTAGCAACCTGACGGTGCACAGGCGCAGCCACACTGGTGAGAGGCCATACAAATGTGAGTTGTGCAACTATGCCTGTGCCCAGAGCTCTAAGCTCACACGCCACATGAAAACACATGGCCAGCATGGTAAGGAGGTCTACCGCTGTGACATTTGCCAAATGCCCTTCAGCGTGTACAGCACTCTAGAGAAACATATGAAAAAGTGGCATGGGGAACATTTGATGACCAATGAGGTAAAAATTGAGCAAGCAGAGAGAACCTAA